A window of Pseudomonas denitrificans (nom. rej.) genomic DNA:
GGACGCTTCCCGATCCATGAAGTCTTCAAGAAGGCCGGCGACCTGGGCCTGCTGGGTATCTCCAAGCCGGAGAAATTCGGCGGCATGGGCCTGGACTACAGCTACTCGGTGGTCGCCGCCGAGGAGTTCGGCACCATCCATTGCGGCGGCGTGCCGATGGCCCTGGGCGTGCAGACCGACATGTGCACCCCGGCCCTGGCGCGCTTCGGCTCCGACGAGCTGCGCGAGGAGTTCCTGCGCCCGGCGATCGCCGGCGAGATGGTCGGCTGCATCGGCGTCTCGGAAGTCGGAGCCGGTTCCGATGTGGCAGGCCTGAAGACCACCGCGCGCAAGGATGGCGACGACTACGTCATCAACGGCAGCAAGATGTGGATCACCAACTCGCCGTCGGCCGACTTCATCTGCCTGCTGGCCAACACCTCCGACGACAAGCCCCACGTCAACAAGTCGCTGATCATGGTGCCGATGAAGTCCAAGGGCATCAGCGTCAGCCCGCACCTGGACAAGCTCGGCATGCGCAGCTCGGAGACCGCCCAGGTGTTCTTCGACGACGTGCGCGTCCCGCAGCGCAACCGCATCGGCGCCGAGGGCGCGGGCTTCATGATGCAGATGCTGCAGTTCCAGGAGGAACGCCTGTTCGGCGCCGCCAGCGGGATCAAGGGGCTGGAATACTGCGTCAACGCCACCATCGAGTACTGCAAGGAGCGCAAGACCTTTGGCCAGTCGCTGATCGACAACCAGGTCATCCACTTCCGCATGGCCGAGCTGATGACCGAGATCGAGTGCCTGCGCGCCCTCACCTACCAGGCCACCGAGCAGTACATCCGCGGCAAGGACGTGACCCGCCTGGCCTCCATGGCCAAGCTCAAGGTCGGCCGCCTGGCCCGCGAAGTCACCGACGCCTGCCTGCAGTACTGGGGTGGCCAGGGCTTCATGTGGGAAAACCCGGTCTCGCGCGCCTACCGCGACACCCGCCTGGTTTCCATCGGCGGCGGCGCCGACGAAATCATGCTGGGCATCATCTGCAAGATGATGGGCACCCTGCCGGGCAAGAAGAAGGGCTGATGCCATGACCCTGCCGAACTGCGAAACCCTGCTGCTGGAACGTGACGGCGGCGTGCTGCACGTCACCCTGAACCGCCCGGACAGCCGCAACGCCATGAGCCTGGCGATGGTCGGCGAACTGCGCGCGGTGCTCGCCGCCGTGCGCGACGACCGCGGCGTGCGCGCCATCGTCCTGCGCGGCGCCGGCGGGCACTTCTGCGCCGGTGGCGACATCAAGGACATGGCCGGCGCCCGAGCCGCCGGCCCGGACGCCTACGCCGCGCTGAACCGTGCTTTCGGTGGCCTGCTGGAAGAAGCACAGGCGCAACCCCAGGTGCTGGTCGCCGTGCTGGAAGGCGCGGTACTCGGCGGCGGCTTCGGCCTTGCCTGCGTTTCGGACATCGCCCTGGCGGCGATGGACGCGCAGTTCGGCCTGCCGGAAACCAGCCTCGGCATCCTGCCGGCGCAGATCGCGCCCTTCGTGGTGAAGCGCATCGGCCTGACCCAGGCGCGCCGCCTGGCGCTCACCGCCGCCCGTTTCGACGGCCGCGAGGCGCTGCGCCTGGGCCTGGTGCATGCCTGCGCGGACAGCGCCGAAAACCTCGGCGAACAGCTTGCCCAGACACTCGAGCAGATCCGCCGCTGCGCCCCCGGTGCCAACGCCGCCACCAAAGCGCTGCTGCTCGCCACCGAGAGCGAAGCCCTCGGCCCGCTGCTGGACGACGCTGCCCGTCAGTTCGCCGCCGCAGTGACCGGCGCGGAAGGCGCCGAAGGCACCCTGGCCTTCGTGCAGAAACGCAAACCGAACTGGGCGCAGTAGCCCCGAGGAAACCGTCATGCCCAGTTTCGACAAGATCCTCATCGCCAACCGTGGCGAGATCGCCTGCCGGGTGATCCGCACCGCCCACGACCTGGGCTACCGCACCGTGGCCGTGTACAGCGAGGCCGACGCCAATGCCCGCCATGTACAACTGGCCGACGAGGCGGTGTGCATCGGCCCGGCACCGGTGGGCCAGTCCTACCTGAAACCCGAGGCCATCCTCGATGCGGCGAAACGCACGGGAGCAGGCGCCGTCCACCCCGGCTACGGCTTCCTCTCGGAGAACGCCGACTTCGCCCGCGCCTGCGAGGCCGCCGGCATCGTCTTCATCGGCCCTGGCGTGGAAGCCATCCACCTGATGGGCAGCAAGCGCCTGTCGAAGATCGCCATGCTCGAAGCCGGCGTGCCCTGCATCCCCGGTTACGAAGGCGCGGAGCAGGACGACGCCACCCTCACCCGCGAAGCGCAGCGCATCGGCTACCCGCTGATGATCAAGGCCAGCGCCGGCGGTGGCGGGCGCGGCATGCGCCTGGTGACCCGCAGCGAAGACCTCGCCGAACAGTTGCGCACCGCACGCTCGGAAGCGCAGAACGCCTTCGGCAGTGGCGAGCTGATCCTGGAAAAAGCCGTGGTGCAGCCACGCCACGTGGAAATCCAGGTATTCGGCGACAGCCACGGCCATATCGTTTATCTGGGCGAGCGCGACTGCTCGGTGCAGCGCCGCCACCAGAAAGTCATCGAGGAAGCGCCCTGCCCCGTACTCAGCGAGGAACTGCGCGCGGCCATGGGCGAGGCCGCGGTAAAGGCCGCCGCTTCGGTGAACTATGTGGGCGCCGGCACCGTGGAGTTCCTGCTGGACGCCAGCGGCGCCTTCTACTTCCTGGAAATGAACACCCGCCTGCAGGTGGAGCACCCGGTCACCGAGCTGGTGACCGGCCAGGACCTGGTGGCCTGGCAGATCCGCGTCGCCGAAGGCCACCCGCTGCCGCTCACCCAGGAACAGATCCAGCTCAAGGGCCACGCCATCGAAGTGCGCCTGTACGCCGAGGACG
This region includes:
- the atuD gene encoding citronellyl-CoA dehydrogenase, whose protein sequence is MIFTQEHEELRRTVRNFVEREINPYVDEWEKAGRFPIHEVFKKAGDLGLLGISKPEKFGGMGLDYSYSVVAAEEFGTIHCGGVPMALGVQTDMCTPALARFGSDELREEFLRPAIAGEMVGCIGVSEVGAGSDVAGLKTTARKDGDDYVINGSKMWITNSPSADFICLLANTSDDKPHVNKSLIMVPMKSKGISVSPHLDKLGMRSSETAQVFFDDVRVPQRNRIGAEGAGFMMQMLQFQEERLFGAASGIKGLEYCVNATIEYCKERKTFGQSLIDNQVIHFRMAELMTEIECLRALTYQATEQYIRGKDVTRLASMAKLKVGRLAREVTDACLQYWGGQGFMWENPVSRAYRDTRLVSIGGGADEIMLGIICKMMGTLPGKKKG
- the atuE gene encoding isohexenylglutaconyl-CoA hydratase codes for the protein MTLPNCETLLLERDGGVLHVTLNRPDSRNAMSLAMVGELRAVLAAVRDDRGVRAIVLRGAGGHFCAGGDIKDMAGARAAGPDAYAALNRAFGGLLEEAQAQPQVLVAVLEGAVLGGGFGLACVSDIALAAMDAQFGLPETSLGILPAQIAPFVVKRIGLTQARRLALTAARFDGREALRLGLVHACADSAENLGEQLAQTLEQIRRCAPGANAATKALLLATESEALGPLLDDAARQFAAAVTGAEGAEGTLAFVQKRKPNWAQ
- the atuF gene encoding geranyl-CoA carboxylase subunit apha, with the translated sequence MPSFDKILIANRGEIACRVIRTAHDLGYRTVAVYSEADANARHVQLADEAVCIGPAPVGQSYLKPEAILDAAKRTGAGAVHPGYGFLSENADFARACEAAGIVFIGPGVEAIHLMGSKRLSKIAMLEAGVPCIPGYEGAEQDDATLTREAQRIGYPLMIKASAGGGGRGMRLVTRSEDLAEQLRTARSEAQNAFGSGELILEKAVVQPRHVEIQVFGDSHGHIVYLGERDCSVQRRHQKVIEEAPCPVLSEELRAAMGEAAVKAAASVNYVGAGTVEFLLDASGAFYFLEMNTRLQVEHPVTELVTGQDLVAWQIRVAEGHPLPLTQEQIQLKGHAIEVRLYAEDAGGGFLPQTGQVLRWTPPQLDGIRIDHGLREGQPVTPFYDPMLAKVIAYGATRDEARRKLIRAVEDCVLLGVTGNQRFLANLLKHPEFAAGKATTAFIGEQFAGDPSLAPRQPQALELACAAALLYQASASDRAHQPGLSGWRSAGSAPWRFSLKHGEEKFVVELQVREHGPRPTLLARIGDSEINLRLLGEENGDAVLEADGIRRRLPFHREGARLWLYGADGNLELQDVTHEPAGAAAGAGSGTVKAPMDGAIVDVLVAEGTRVSKGQLLLVLEAMKMEHPLKAGVDGVIRRVQVSKGEQVKSRQLLVEVEAEEA